In Nitratireductor basaltis, the following are encoded in one genomic region:
- a CDS encoding type I secretion system permease/ATPase — protein MSFAPEITTLLSAATRKDGAPKTRDTLLDGLLVLCRLYNRPATSGELTAGLPLTDGKLTLGVLPRAAARADLSVRVRSGVTLSTIDKALLPVLIVRVDGTTCLLTSIEGEKGRIIMPEMEVRQHEVKLAELQKIMAGPVIFAAPVTRSDSRADDFNISAGRHWFWSQVARLKMSFFEVAAAAALANFLALGAALFSRQVFDRVIPNQAFATLWVLTIGVGIAIVLEAIARIARAQLMDVAGKRLDVRLSSHIFERALGMRLEVRPKSTGSFVNQVREFDSVREFFTSTTIGAISDIPFVILFVGIIWLIGGPVAYVLIAAIPLIVLPGVIAQWPLEKYSRLNMKEGSIRNGLLVEAMTGAETVKSINAESRFQRLWEEYTALLAVNSARMRRLTNTLQFSAVGVQQAAYVMVTVVAVYQIHSGEMSVGGLLACTILSSRAIAPLTQLSGILGRWQQMRVALSGIGAIMAAPVDRPQDRKFVHRPRLKGGFQLEDVAFRYDEHSEAALQVPALSFEPGSATAILGTNGSGKSTLLKMLAGLYHPASGRMLVDGTDIRQIDPVDLRRAIAYLQQDVRLFFGTLRENLNLGLEDREDEELIEALEFVGAESLVRDHPLGLDRPIGEGGSGVSGGQRQSVGLARLWLRDPRIVLLDEPTAAMDHALETRVINRMREWLVGRTLVVATHRQPVLALVERAVVMNHGKPAAAGPLEGVLAALSGNKGKSDD, from the coding sequence ATGAGTTTTGCACCGGAAATCACGACCCTTTTGTCTGCTGCCACACGCAAGGACGGAGCACCGAAAACACGCGACACATTGCTTGATGGGCTGCTTGTCCTGTGCCGTCTCTACAATCGCCCGGCGACGTCCGGCGAGCTGACTGCCGGCCTGCCGCTGACCGACGGCAAGCTGACGCTGGGCGTTCTTCCGCGTGCAGCCGCGCGTGCCGACCTTTCCGTGCGTGTGCGCAGCGGCGTGACACTTTCCACCATCGACAAGGCCCTGTTGCCGGTTCTTATCGTGCGCGTGGATGGCACCACCTGTCTTCTCACCTCCATTGAGGGCGAGAAGGGCAGGATCATCATGCCCGAAATGGAGGTGCGCCAGCATGAGGTGAAGCTCGCCGAACTGCAGAAGATCATGGCCGGTCCGGTCATCTTCGCAGCACCGGTCACGCGCAGCGACAGCCGCGCCGACGATTTCAACATTTCGGCAGGCAGGCACTGGTTCTGGAGCCAGGTCGCCCGCCTGAAGATGAGTTTCTTTGAAGTTGCTGCCGCCGCAGCGCTTGCCAATTTCCTCGCACTTGGTGCGGCACTCTTCTCGCGCCAGGTTTTCGACCGGGTCATCCCCAATCAGGCCTTCGCGACCCTGTGGGTGCTGACCATCGGGGTTGGCATTGCAATCGTGCTGGAGGCCATTGCCCGCATCGCCCGCGCACAGCTGATGGATGTGGCAGGCAAGCGGCTGGATGTGCGCCTGTCCTCCCACATCTTCGAGCGCGCACTCGGTATGCGGCTGGAAGTCAGGCCCAAATCCACGGGCTCCTTCGTCAATCAGGTGCGCGAATTCGATTCCGTACGGGAGTTCTTCACCTCCACCACGATCGGCGCGATCAGCGACATTCCCTTCGTCATCCTGTTTGTCGGCATCATCTGGTTGATCGGGGGGCCGGTCGCCTATGTGCTGATCGCCGCCATTCCCCTGATCGTGCTGCCGGGCGTCATCGCCCAGTGGCCGCTGGAGAAATATTCCCGCCTCAACATGAAGGAAGGCTCCATCCGCAACGGGTTGCTCGTCGAGGCCATGACGGGGGCCGAAACAGTCAAATCGATCAATGCCGAAAGCCGCTTCCAGCGCTTGTGGGAGGAGTATACCGCGCTGCTTGCGGTCAATTCGGCCAGGATGCGCCGCCTCACCAACACCTTGCAATTCAGCGCCGTTGGCGTGCAGCAGGCTGCCTATGTCATGGTCACGGTCGTTGCGGTCTATCAGATACATTCCGGGGAGATGAGCGTCGGGGGGCTTCTGGCCTGCACGATCCTGTCCTCGCGCGCCATTGCACCGCTGACCCAGCTTTCGGGCATTCTGGGCCGCTGGCAGCAGATGCGAGTCGCGCTGTCGGGCATCGGCGCGATCATGGCAGCACCGGTGGATCGCCCGCAGGATCGGAAATTCGTGCATCGCCCACGGCTGAAGGGCGGCTTCCAGCTTGAAGATGTCGCCTTCCGCTATGACGAGCACAGCGAGGCGGCCCTGCAGGTGCCCGCACTCTCCTTCGAGCCGGGTTCGGCCACGGCCATTCTGGGCACCAATGGCTCCGGCAAGTCGACATTGTTGAAGATGCTGGCAGGCCTCTACCATCCTGCAAGTGGGCGGATGCTGGTGGATGGTACCGATATCCGCCAGATCGATCCGGTCGATCTGCGCCGCGCCATCGCCTATCTGCAGCAGGATGTGCGCCTCTTCTTCGGCACGCTGCGCGAAAACCTCAATCTCGGCCTTGAAGATCGCGAGGACGAGGAACTCATCGAGGCGCTCGAATTTGTCGGCGCTGAAAGTCTCGTGCGCGACCATCCCCTGGGGCTTGACCGGCCGATAGGCGAGGGCGGTTCGGGCGTCTCCGGCGGCCAGCGTCAATCCGTCGGTCTTGCCCGCCTGTGGCTGCGCGACCCGCGCATCGTGCTTCTGGATGAGCCCACGGCTGCCATGGACCACGCGCTGGAGACACGCGTCATCAACCGCATGCGCGAATGGCTCGTGGGTCGCACCCTGGTCGTTGCCACGCACCGCCAGCCGGTTCTGGCGCTGGTGGAACGCGCGGTGGTGATGAACCACGGCAAACCCGCAGCCGCAGGGCCGCTCGAAGGCGTGCTGGCCGCACTTTCCGGCAACAAGGGCAAGAGCGATGACTGA
- a CDS encoding TolC family protein yields MSASALLLTSCGASFPALGDKPGILDELDESPPVGKPKVETLSPDLYVPEPLEKEKQGADAGPATDPFTVGTTRRPTFSATSQGFTRAIKQALSINPQVRARISELAGAGINAEIARQAYFPTLNSSAGMGTRSDYDYEVTLSQPLFDWGHTHAGITGADAAKRAAIAALRAAEEQAALDAARAQINVERHAELVEVAQRNVAVHDRFLDLATVRSEGGVVDETEARLAAVRLGGARSELEEAHGALRDARSIYRTQIGMESRSTVRVPRLGLKVTSDTDIEALVAHAPAVQAALEREAEARQSVKLAKAELLPRLSAEAVYGATEGSSSDKAGVGLRITGPSITGLSNLKRVDAAGMAAETARWTAEAEKREATAQLRALRDRAPTLAHQQRIYGIQLEEAQELRALYEEQFKIGERTLVDLVTVQADIVRLERSRVNARYDILDLEYTAAGALGQLLPTLGLNPGEQTR; encoded by the coding sequence TTGAGTGCTTCGGCGCTGTTGCTGACATCCTGCGGGGCATCGTTCCCCGCGCTTGGAGACAAGCCCGGGATTCTTGACGAGCTCGATGAAAGCCCGCCTGTGGGCAAGCCGAAGGTCGAGACGCTTTCCCCGGATCTGTACGTGCCGGAGCCGCTGGAGAAGGAGAAACAGGGTGCCGACGCCGGGCCAGCGACAGATCCGTTCACAGTTGGCACGACCCGCCGCCCAACTTTCTCCGCCACATCTCAAGGGTTCACGCGGGCCATTAAGCAGGCGCTTTCGATAAACCCGCAGGTGCGCGCACGCATCTCCGAGCTCGCAGGCGCCGGCATCAATGCCGAGATCGCACGGCAGGCCTATTTCCCCACCCTCAACAGTTCCGCCGGCATGGGCACGCGCAGCGACTACGATTATGAGGTGACCCTGTCCCAGCCATTGTTCGACTGGGGGCACACCCACGCCGGAATCACCGGTGCGGATGCCGCAAAAAGGGCCGCGATTGCCGCGCTGCGTGCCGCAGAAGAGCAGGCGGCGCTCGATGCCGCACGCGCGCAGATCAATGTGGAGCGCCACGCGGAGCTTGTGGAGGTGGCGCAAAGAAACGTCGCCGTGCATGACCGCTTCCTGGATCTGGCGACCGTGCGATCAGAAGGAGGTGTCGTGGACGAAACCGAGGCGCGTCTGGCGGCGGTTCGTCTTGGTGGAGCCCGCTCCGAGTTGGAGGAGGCGCATGGCGCATTGCGCGATGCACGCAGCATCTATCGCACGCAAATCGGGATGGAGAGCCGCTCTACGGTTCGCGTTCCTCGCCTTGGCCTTAAGGTCACCAGCGACACCGATATCGAGGCTCTCGTCGCACATGCTCCGGCAGTGCAGGCCGCGCTGGAGCGCGAGGCGGAAGCCCGGCAAAGCGTGAAGCTTGCCAAGGCGGAGCTGCTTCCACGGCTGAGCGCCGAAGCCGTCTACGGCGCCACCGAAGGGTCAAGTTCGGACAAGGCAGGCGTGGGTCTGCGCATAACCGGGCCAAGCATTACGGGTTTGAGCAATCTCAAACGCGTGGATGCAGCAGGCATGGCCGCCGAAACCGCCCGCTGGACCGCAGAGGCGGAGAAGCGTGAGGCGACCGCGCAGCTGCGTGCCCTTCGTGACCGTGCCCCCACGCTTGCGCATCAGCAGCGCATTTACGGCATCCAGCTTGAAGAGGCGCAGGAGCTTCGCGCGCTTTACGAGGAGCAGTTTAAGATCGGCGAGCGCACGCTGGTGGATCTGGTGACGGTACAGGCCGACATCGTGCGCCTTGAGCGCAGCCGCGTGAATGCCCGCTACGACATTCTAGACCTCGAATATACCGCTGCCGGCGCACTCGGTCAGCTTCTTCCGACACTTGGACTTAACCCAGGGGAGCAGACGCGATGA
- a CDS encoding glycosyltransferase family 2 protein, producing MSATSPIPASVFVICRDAEETIALCLRSVADFDDIVVVDSGSTDRTLEVLKELESGGLPIRLFHRDWPGYAAQKQFALEQCRHDWCLSLDADEEIDEPMRKAIADLMASGPAQKGYDLLRREWIAGYGHAHRWVAHTRMLRFFDRRAGGFDLSQSVHESVSVSGPTGVLKQGFILHNAWMTPEQHAQKQIAYSSLKVQQRLERGKKALPIKMAFSPLEYFFRSYVLRRYFLCGWGGLAASLLDGSYAFQTEWKHWLAEREVAI from the coding sequence ATGTCCGCGACTTCTCCTATTCCTGCCTCTGTTTTTGTCATTTGCCGTGATGCAGAGGAGACGATTGCTCTTTGTCTGCGCTCAGTCGCTGATTTCGATGACATTGTGGTGGTTGATTCCGGCTCGACGGACCGGACACTGGAGGTTTTGAAAGAGCTGGAATCGGGAGGGCTGCCCATACGCCTTTTCCATCGTGACTGGCCGGGCTACGCAGCGCAGAAACAGTTCGCGCTCGAGCAATGCCGCCACGACTGGTGCCTCAGCCTGGACGCTGATGAAGAGATTGATGAGCCTATGCGCAAGGCCATCGCCGATCTCATGGCAAGTGGCCCCGCGCAAAAGGGCTATGATCTGTTGCGCCGTGAATGGATCGCCGGCTACGGCCACGCCCATCGCTGGGTTGCCCATACGCGCATGTTGCGATTTTTTGATCGGCGCGCAGGCGGTTTCGACCTCTCGCAGAGCGTCCATGAAAGTGTTTCGGTGAGTGGCCCCACGGGGGTTCTGAAGCAAGGCTTCATTCTCCACAATGCGTGGATGACGCCCGAGCAACATGCGCAAAAGCAGATAGCCTATTCATCGCTGAAAGTGCAGCAGCGCCTGGAGCGCGGCAAGAAGGCGTTGCCGATCAAGATGGCATTCTCGCCACTGGAATATTTCTTCCGCTCCTATGTGCTGCGCCGATACTTCCTGTGTGGCTGGGGCGGCCTTGCCGCGTCGCTGCTCGACGGCAGCTATGCGTTCCAGACCGAGTGGAAACATTGGCTGGCCGAACGCGAGGTGGCGATCTGA
- a CDS encoding DUF551 domain-containing protein — protein MSEWRPIKTVPKDGTHFLAYSPGKYYQCFECWWEEGLQHWQFWIDDWDAAPEPTHWMPLPQPPGTT, from the coding sequence ATGAGTGAATGGCGACCGATTAAGACTGTCCCGAAGGATGGGACGCACTTTCTCGCGTACAGCCCAGGCAAATACTACCAGTGCTTTGAATGCTGGTGGGAGGAAGGTCTTCAACATTGGCAGTTTTGGATAGACGACTGGGACGCCGCTCCCGAACCTACTCACTGGATGCCTCTCCCTCAGCCGCCGGGAACCACCTAA
- a CDS encoding DUF551 domain-containing protein: MCVIGQVSSYESGRWWNGQRGQYEDLSHITHWQPLPEPPND, translated from the coding sequence ATGTGCGTCATAGGCCAAGTGAGTTCTTACGAGTCAGGAAGGTGGTGGAACGGGCAACGAGGGCAGTACGAAGACCTGAGCCACATCACCCACTGGCAACCTCTTCCAGAGCCGCCGAATGACTGA
- a CDS encoding glycoside hydrolase family 108 protein: MDRNFARALPLVMKHEGGWADHPADPGGATMKGVTLHTFRRYVKADATKDDLRAITNEQIATVYYRHYWAAVNAQALPSGVDYAVFDFAVNSGPSRAAKYLQRIVSTTVDGRVGPKTLQAVEAMDPSEIIIKLCNARMAFLRKLKHWPTFGNGWTRRVSEVRQDALNMVGRPADVKRIPVPVEKPVVKDPENLDKPMAKSKTVWMWLTTAIGAPLAALADLDWRVQLVIVAVIVGFAIYAIKRRHDLAKVYRDLKAEFGEA, encoded by the coding sequence ATGGACCGCAACTTCGCGCGGGCGCTTCCGCTCGTCATGAAGCATGAGGGCGGCTGGGCAGACCATCCTGCCGATCCCGGTGGCGCCACCATGAAGGGCGTCACGCTTCACACCTTCCGCCGCTACGTGAAGGCCGATGCGACCAAGGATGATTTGCGCGCCATCACGAATGAGCAGATCGCCACGGTCTATTACCGGCACTATTGGGCCGCGGTGAATGCCCAAGCTCTGCCCTCTGGCGTCGACTATGCCGTCTTCGACTTCGCTGTGAACTCCGGTCCCAGCCGTGCGGCGAAATACCTGCAGAGGATTGTCAGCACCACAGTTGATGGCCGGGTCGGACCCAAGACGCTGCAAGCTGTCGAGGCGATGGATCCGAGCGAGATCATCATCAAGCTCTGCAACGCTCGCATGGCCTTCTTGCGCAAGCTGAAGCACTGGCCAACTTTCGGCAATGGCTGGACCCGCCGTGTCTCCGAGGTGCGTCAGGATGCGCTGAACATGGTCGGGCGTCCTGCTGACGTGAAGCGCATTCCTGTGCCTGTCGAGAAGCCGGTGGTGAAAGACCCTGAAAATCTCGACAAGCCCATGGCGAAAAGCAAGACGGTCTGGATGTGGCTCACAACGGCCATCGGTGCGCCGCTCGCTGCCCTGGCTGATCTGGATTGGCGGGTGCAGCTCGTCATTGTCGCGGTCATCGTCGGCTTCGCGATCTACGCCATCAAGCGCAGGCATGATCTGGCGAAGGTCTATCGCGATCTGAAAGCAGAGTTCGGAGAGGCTTGA
- a CDS encoding FkbM family methyltransferase produces MWAPDYGALFANCSATFDPKKVVQRHAANDIKPDQRYVTNFLGVRIDPKFFPGILDGQEGQVHPIPIPANWHADLAEWAAVLRAVDTARESFRAVELGCGWGCWLNCTGVAAKRSGLSVELIGVEGDSGHVQFAKEALEANGFAPSEYRIVHGIAASKHGKALFPNAGRSGYDWGASPIFSAGWRRAMNAASGKSHHTLETITVADLTAGSPIDLLHIDIQGGELDLVRGSLSDINRHVRRMVIGTHSREIEGVLIDLLSPAEWTLEIERPAIYRLSDEGAPELMVDGVQGWANRRL; encoded by the coding sequence ATGTGGGCTCCTGACTACGGTGCGTTGTTCGCCAATTGCTCTGCTACTTTCGATCCGAAGAAGGTTGTCCAGCGGCATGCGGCCAACGATATCAAGCCGGATCAGCGTTACGTGACCAATTTTCTCGGCGTGCGCATCGACCCTAAATTCTTTCCAGGCATACTGGACGGCCAAGAGGGCCAGGTCCACCCGATACCCATCCCCGCTAATTGGCACGCGGATCTGGCCGAATGGGCGGCTGTACTTCGAGCGGTTGATACCGCACGCGAGAGCTTCAGAGCCGTCGAGCTAGGCTGCGGATGGGGCTGCTGGTTAAATTGCACTGGTGTAGCCGCCAAACGCTCGGGTTTATCGGTGGAACTTATCGGCGTCGAAGGTGACTCCGGTCATGTCCAGTTCGCCAAAGAAGCACTTGAGGCCAACGGCTTCGCGCCATCAGAGTATCGTATTGTCCACGGTATTGCGGCTTCAAAGCATGGAAAGGCGCTATTCCCCAATGCCGGTAGGTCTGGATACGATTGGGGAGCCAGCCCGATTTTCAGCGCGGGCTGGCGACGGGCGATGAATGCCGCCAGCGGGAAGAGCCACCACACCCTAGAAACAATCACTGTTGCAGACCTTACTGCTGGCTCACCAATCGATTTGCTCCACATTGACATCCAAGGTGGCGAATTGGACTTAGTGCGTGGTAGCCTCAGCGATATCAACCGGCACGTTCGCCGCATGGTTATCGGTACACACTCCCGCGAAATCGAAGGGGTGCTGATTGACCTGCTCTCGCCAGCCGAATGGACACTCGAAATCGAGCGACCAGCGATATATCGGCTTTCCGACGAAGGCGCGCCAGAGCTTATGGTTGATGGGGTTCAGGGTTGGGCTAATCGTCGGCTATGA